From a single Pseudomonadota bacterium genomic region:
- the rpoZ gene encoding DNA-directed RNA polymerase subunit omega codes for MARITVEDCMDTVENRFELVHLAAKRAKQLIKGSKPLVKSTNKEIVTALREIAEKLVSFEKKEALDNQEVAYQLSNFAP; via the coding sequence ATGGCAAGAATAACTGTTGAAGATTGCATGGACACAGTAGAAAATCGTTTTGAGCTTGTTCACCTGGCTGCAAAGAGAGCCAAACAACTAATAAAAGGGTCAAAACCCCTTGTAAAGTCCACAAATAAAGAGATTGTAACGGCATTAAGGGAGATTGCAGAAAAGCTTGTCTCTTTCGAAAAAAAGGAAGCCCTGGATAACCAGGAAGTGGCCTATCAACTATCCAATTTTGCCCCTTGA